The nucleotide sequence CAGAAGCAGCGCTGGTCCTCATGAGTGTTGGGCGTAGGCCGAACACACAGGGGCTGGAGAAGCTTGGAGTGGATATCGACCGACAAGGGGTCGTGGTAAATGACCGACTGCAGACCAATGTTGCCAATATCTGGGCGATTGGAGATGTGAATGGTCGCTCCCTCCTTGCCCATAGTGCATCCCGCATGGCAGAGGTTGCCATCTCCAATATCTTCGGGTCAAAAGAGATGCGGATGCGCTATAACGCAATTCCCTGGGCTGTTTATGCGAATCCCGAGGCAGCTGGTTGTGGCATCACAGAAAAGGAAGCCAAGGAGAAAGGCATTCCTGTGAAGAGTCAAACCGTGCAAATGCGGGCAAACGGTCGTTTCCTTGCTGAGCAAGGAAAGCGTGCATCAGGCTTGGTGAAAGTGATCTGTCACCAGGAAAGTGGTGCCATTCTTGGAGTCCATCTGCTGGGACCCTACAGCAGCGAGATTATCTGGGGCGCTTCTGCTCTCATCGAAGCAGAGCTAAGAGTCCAGGACGTCAAAGAGATAGTATTTCCACACCCGAGTGTATCCGAGCTTATCAAGGATGCTTGCTTTGCACTCGACCATAGTCTGTAAGGAGTAACGATATGGCCAGAACGATACCATTTGATCCAGCAAAATTGAGGGAGCCTCTCACTATTGAAACACCCTCGATTTCTGTTAACCAGTACAAGAGCAACATCAAGAAAGAGCTCAAACAATACGGAAAGGAACGCCTGATCCGTGCTTACTATGACATGCTCTTGATTAGAAAATTTGAAACCATGTTGGACACCATCAAGAAAGAGGGTGTGTATCAAGGGATTACCTACAACCACCGTGGACCGGCTCACCTCTCCTCCGGTCAGGAAAGTGCTGCTGTCGGGCAGGCAATGGTTCTTGACCCCGAAGACCAGATATTTGGCTCCCATCGCAGTCATGGTGAGATTCTTGCCAAGAGCATGAGTGCGATCTACAAGATGGAGGACAAGGAACTGCTCGCCATCATGGAGTCATTCATGGATGGGGAGACTTACAAGATTGTAGAGAAGCACTTCCCTGGAGAGAATGTCCGTGACCTTGCAGAGAACTTTGTACTGTACGGTGCCTTGGCAGAGATCTATGCCAAAAAGCCTGGTTTCTCAGCAGGTCTTGGTGGTTCTATGCATACCTTCTTCAAGCCTTTTGGAAGCATGCCCAACAACGCAATTGTTGGAGGTTCCTGTACTATTGCAGTCGGGGCTTCACTCTATAAGAAGATCAACCGCAAGAAGGGGATTGTCATCGCCAATATTGGTGATGGAGCGCTTGCACGTGGTCCTGTCTATGAAGGATTGGTGCTTTCCTCAATGGACCAGTACAAGACCCTCTGGGAAGACAATCCAGGGTATCCTCCCTTTATGCTCAACTGTTTTGACAACCTCTATGCCATGGGCGGTCAGCCTGTTGGTGAGACCATGGGCTACAAGGTTGCTGCAAGGGTTGCCGCTGCTATCAACGAATACTCCATGCACACCGAGCGTGTTGATGGGTTCAACCCTCTTGCTGTAGCAGATGCCACTGCACGCAAGAAAGAAATCCTCCTCAAGGGTGAAGGTCCAGCGTTCATGGATACCATCACCTACCGTTACAGCGGTCATAGCCCCAGTGATGCAATGACCTATAGAACGAAGGAAGAGCTGGAAGCATTCCGTAACCAGGATCCCATTGTGGCCTACGGTAACTATCTTCTTGAAAACAAGGTTGTAAGTCAGGAAGAGCTTGACCAGTTTGATACGACCCTTGAAGAGAAGATGAGAAAGACGCTCGAGATTACCGTTGATCCTGTACTCAGCCCTATGGTGGATGAGCATTTTGTCGAGTCCGTGATGTTCTCCAATGGTAGTGTTGAGAAGCTCGATGACAGTGAACCTGTACTCCTCGAGAAATTGGAAGACAATGCAAGGGTAAAGCAGATTGCCCGAAGAAGTCGTTATGCTTATGACGAGAACGGCAAGGAACTGCCTGCGGCAAAGCAGTACCAGTATCGTGATGCTGTCTTCGAGGCTATGGTCCATCGCTTCTCCATTGACCCGACCATGGTTGCCTATGGAGAGGATCATCGAGATTGGGGTGGGGCGTTTGCCTGCTACCGCGGTCTTACCGAACTGCTTCCTCCTTCCCGTTTCTTCAACTCCCCGATCGCTGAATCAGCAATTGTCGGAAGCGGAGTAGGCTACGCAATGGCCGGTGGCCGCGCTGTTGTTGAATTGATGTACTGTGACTTCCTTGGTTGTGCAGGGGATGAGGTATTCAATCAGATGCCCAAATGGCAGGCAATGAGCGCCGGTGTCCTGAAGATGCCACTTGTGCTTCGGGTATCAGTTGGCAACAAGTATGGTGCACAGCATTCACAGGAATGGACCAGCATGGTCGCTTCCGTCCCTGGATTGAAGGCAATGTACCCTGCAACACCATATGATGTGAAAGGCATGCTCAACTACGCACTCCGTGGTACTGACCCTGTGGTATTCTTTGAGAGCCAGAAACTCTATGGAATTGGCGAGATGTTCGTGAAGGAAGGTGTTCCTGAGGGCTACTACGAAATTCCTGAAGGAGAACCGGTTGTCAGAAGGGAAGGTAAGGATGTTACCCTTATCGCACTCGGACCTGCTCTCTATACTGCAACAAAGGCTGCAGATGAGCTGGCTGAGAAAGGCCTTGAAGCAGAGGTAATCGACCTGAGATGGATCAACCCACTTAAGTATGAGTTGTTGATCGAATCAGTGAAGAAGACTGGTAGAGCTGTCTTCGTGACCGACAGCTCCGAGCGTGGCAGTTATCTGCACACCGTAAGCTCCAACCTCAGCAGGCTTGCCTTTGACTATCTTGATGCTCCGACGATTGTGGTCGGGTCGAAGAACTGGATCACGCCGCCAGCAGAAATGGAAGAGTACTACTTTGCACAAGCGTACTCGGTACTGGATGCAATCCACGAACAGATCTTGCCGATACCCGACTATGTCCCCAAGAGCAACTACACCGATGGTGAGTTCTTCAGGACAAGCAGACTCGGCGTCTGATAAGGAAAGCCCATGGATTTGAAACAGCTTGAAAAAAGCATCAATGATAGAGATCTTGCTACTCGACTTACCTCGAGTAGTGAGATTGGTTCTCTGATTCAAGGTGGATCTCTTAAGAGAACCGCTCTTGAAGAGGTGAATAACCATGTGCATACCACCTACTCATTCAGTCCCTATGAGCCCTCTGCAGCAGCTTATGCTGCTTGGAAGGCTGGGCTGGGTATTGTGGGAAGTATTGACCATGACAGTATTGGCGCGGCCCTGGAGATGATGGAAGCAGCACAGCATATTGGGATCGCCAGTACAGTAGGGTTTGAGCTGAGAACAAGTTTTCTCGATACTCCGCTTGCAGATAGAAAGCTCAACAATCCGGACAGTATCGGAATTGCCTATATGTGTGTCCACGGAGTTCCCAAGCAGCATATTGCTACTGTTGCAAAATTTCTCGAACCTGTGCAGAAAATCCGTAATGAGAGAAACAAAGCTCAAGTTGAGGCCTTGCAGGCCTTGGTGGGGAGGTATGGATTCGATCTTGATTTTGAAAGGGATGTATTACCCCTGAGTAGAGCTGACAAGGGTGGTTCCGTTACTGAAAGGCACATTCTCTATGCTATGGCAAACCAGAGTATCTCCATGTTTGGAAAAGGAGAGAAATTGGTACACTTCCTGAAGAAGGATCTGGGGCTGACCCTTGCTGGAAAGGTGCA is from uncultured Sphaerochaeta sp. and encodes:
- a CDS encoding thiamine pyrophosphate-dependent enzyme, whose product is MARTIPFDPAKLREPLTIETPSISVNQYKSNIKKELKQYGKERLIRAYYDMLLIRKFETMLDTIKKEGVYQGITYNHRGPAHLSSGQESAAVGQAMVLDPEDQIFGSHRSHGEILAKSMSAIYKMEDKELLAIMESFMDGETYKIVEKHFPGENVRDLAENFVLYGALAEIYAKKPGFSAGLGGSMHTFFKPFGSMPNNAIVGGSCTIAVGASLYKKINRKKGIVIANIGDGALARGPVYEGLVLSSMDQYKTLWEDNPGYPPFMLNCFDNLYAMGGQPVGETMGYKVAARVAAAINEYSMHTERVDGFNPLAVADATARKKEILLKGEGPAFMDTITYRYSGHSPSDAMTYRTKEELEAFRNQDPIVAYGNYLLENKVVSQEELDQFDTTLEEKMRKTLEITVDPVLSPMVDEHFVESVMFSNGSVEKLDDSEPVLLEKLEDNARVKQIARRSRYAYDENGKELPAAKQYQYRDAVFEAMVHRFSIDPTMVAYGEDHRDWGGAFACYRGLTELLPPSRFFNSPIAESAIVGSGVGYAMAGGRAVVELMYCDFLGCAGDEVFNQMPKWQAMSAGVLKMPLVLRVSVGNKYGAQHSQEWTSMVASVPGLKAMYPATPYDVKGMLNYALRGTDPVVFFESQKLYGIGEMFVKEGVPEGYYEIPEGEPVVRREGKDVTLIALGPALYTATKAADELAEKGLEAEVIDLRWINPLKYELLIESVKKTGRAVFVTDSSERGSYLHTVSSNLSRLAFDYLDAPTIVVGSKNWITPPAEMEEYYFAQAYSVLDAIHEQILPIPDYVPKSNYTDGEFFRTSRLGV
- a CDS encoding PHP domain-containing protein, with amino-acid sequence MDLKQLEKSINDRDLATRLTSSSEIGSLIQGGSLKRTALEEVNNHVHTTYSFSPYEPSAAAYAAWKAGLGIVGSIDHDSIGAALEMMEAAQHIGIASTVGFELRTSFLDTPLADRKLNNPDSIGIAYMCVHGVPKQHIATVAKFLEPVQKIRNERNKAQVEALQALVGRYGFDLDFERDVLPLSRADKGGSVTERHILYAMANQSISMFGKGEKLVHFLKKDLGLTLAGKVQDWLLDKDNPHYAYDLLGVYKSTFLPRFFIQPSKEECLDVREVVSFANSIGAIAAYAYLGDVAESVTGDKKAEKFEDEFLEELMDLLVDIGFPAVTYMPPRNTKEQMLRLQKLARERNLMEISGVDINSSRQSMNCPELLEPTAKHLVDAAWALVAHEKLASCDDTLGLFHPENPMAGSSLEEKLKHYAALGRKMNVHDPYSLAEQF